In a genomic window of Mageeibacillus indolicus UPII9-5:
- the truA gene encoding tRNA pseudouridine(38-40) synthase TruA, protein MKRNIAILTEWDGTAYGGWQIQANAPTIQENLQKALEKLCHKSVLVNGCSRTDAGVHARGHVSNFHFDSSIPVANIPLALNAMLPEDIAVQAATEMPLDFNARFDACGKQYSYYICNTKLRHALYSRYSCCEARPLSAAAMREAAGYIEGTHDFACFMASGGQVKSTVRTVYSVDLVSYPICGGAIWRIIVRGNGFLYNMVRIIAGTLLYVGLNKLNPQDVREVLRSGHRSEAGKTLPACGLFLDRVFYEPQIFDQVSQGGNEECNLIGMNRII, encoded by the coding sequence GTGAAACGTAATATTGCTATTCTTACCGAATGGGATGGTACCGCATACGGCGGCTGGCAGATCCAAGCCAATGCGCCCACTATTCAGGAAAATTTACAAAAAGCATTGGAAAAACTGTGCCATAAATCCGTCTTGGTAAACGGTTGCTCTCGCACGGATGCCGGCGTCCACGCTCGGGGGCATGTAAGCAACTTTCACTTTGACAGCAGTATTCCCGTAGCCAACATCCCTTTGGCGCTCAACGCTATGCTGCCTGAAGATATCGCCGTGCAGGCGGCTACAGAAATGCCGCTTGATTTTAATGCCCGTTTTGATGCATGCGGCAAACAATATTCCTATTACATCTGTAATACCAAATTACGCCACGCCCTCTACTCCCGCTACAGCTGTTGCGAAGCGCGACCGCTAAGTGCCGCGGCCATGCGAGAAGCTGCGGGATACATAGAAGGTACCCATGATTTTGCCTGCTTTATGGCAAGCGGCGGGCAGGTAAAATCTACCGTGCGGACTGTTTATTCCGTCGATCTTGTCAGCTATCCGATTTGCGGCGGAGCGATTTGGCGTATAATTGTCCGTGGGAACGGATTTTTGTATAATATGGTGAGAATAATTGCCGGCACTTTGCTGTATGTTGGCCTGAATAAATTGAACCCGCAAGATGTACGAGAAGTTTTGCGCTCAGGTCATCGCTCAGAAGCCGGTAAAACTCTACCGGCCTGCGGTTTATTCTTGGATCGAGTATTTTATGAGCCGCAGATTTTTGACCAAGTAAGCCAAGGAGGAAATGAAGAATGCAACTTAATTGGAATGAATCGGATAATTTAA
- a CDS encoding nicotinate phosphoribosyltransferase produces the protein MQLNWNESDNLTMLTDFYELTMSQAYLSQGLENIVGTFDLYFRRVPENGGFAVMAGVEQAISYLENLRFLPEDLEYLRSLHHFTPEFLKYLEEFKFSCDIWAIPEGTPVFPGEPLVKVRGPIIQAQMLETMLLLTINHQTLIATKANRIARAANGRSVMEFGARRAQGCDASVLGARAAYIGGVDSTSCTIAGQYFDVPLSGTMAHSFVMVCGDEYNAFKSYALTYPDNTVLLIDTYNTLQSGLPNAIRVAKEVLEPMGKRLKGIRIDSGDLTYLTKKTRAALDAAGLQDCKIVVSNALDEYLIRDLLRQGACIDAFGVGERLITSRAEPVFGGVYKLVEYAREQKEIPVLKISENPEKITTPGDKQVWRFFDKTTGNALADVITVVDEVLPSDGPYEIFDPLHTWKTKIMTNYTARPLLQPIFINGKCVYQRRSMQEIRTYCRAEVGKLWDSILRFENPQTYYVDLSPRLWRMKDELLHALAKH, from the coding sequence ATGCAACTTAATTGGAATGAATCGGATAATTTAACCATGCTTACCGATTTCTACGAGTTGACGATGTCGCAGGCATATTTAAGTCAAGGCCTCGAGAACATAGTAGGAACTTTTGATCTTTATTTCCGGCGCGTACCGGAAAACGGTGGTTTTGCTGTTATGGCCGGGGTTGAGCAGGCGATAAGTTATTTGGAAAATTTGCGCTTTTTGCCTGAAGACCTGGAATATTTGCGCAGCCTGCACCATTTCACTCCTGAGTTTTTAAAATATTTGGAAGAGTTCAAGTTTTCGTGCGATATTTGGGCGATACCGGAAGGTACGCCTGTTTTTCCGGGGGAACCATTGGTTAAGGTAAGGGGCCCGATTATTCAGGCACAAATGTTGGAAACGATGCTTCTGCTGACGATTAATCATCAGACTTTGATTGCAACAAAAGCTAACCGCATTGCCCGCGCGGCTAATGGACGATCGGTGATGGAATTCGGCGCAAGACGGGCGCAAGGGTGCGATGCTTCAGTGCTTGGTGCACGGGCGGCTTACATAGGCGGGGTTGACAGCACTTCCTGCACCATCGCCGGCCAGTATTTTGATGTCCCGCTCTCCGGAACTATGGCCCACAGTTTCGTCATGGTGTGCGGCGATGAGTATAACGCTTTCAAGTCGTATGCCTTAACCTATCCTGACAATACAGTTTTGCTGATTGACACATATAATACACTTCAAAGCGGCCTGCCGAATGCGATTAGGGTTGCTAAAGAGGTCCTTGAGCCGATGGGAAAACGCCTAAAAGGAATTCGCATTGATTCCGGTGACCTTACCTATTTGACCAAAAAAACACGTGCTGCCTTGGATGCGGCCGGGTTGCAGGACTGCAAAATTGTGGTTAGCAATGCTCTAGATGAATATCTTATCCGCGACTTGCTACGTCAAGGGGCCTGTATAGATGCTTTCGGTGTCGGCGAGCGACTGATTACCTCAAGAGCTGAGCCGGTGTTCGGTGGAGTTTATAAATTGGTTGAGTATGCCCGCGAACAAAAAGAGATTCCGGTGCTTAAAATTTCCGAAAATCCAGAAAAAATTACCACTCCGGGTGACAAGCAAGTGTGGCGTTTCTTTGACAAAACGACCGGGAATGCTTTGGCTGACGTAATTACAGTTGTCGATGAAGTTTTGCCATCAGACGGACCTTATGAAATTTTTGATCCACTTCACACGTGGAAAACAAAAATTATGACCAATTATACGGCACGACCTTTGCTACAACCAATCTTTATTAACGGGAAATGCGTCTACCAGCGTCGCTCAATGCAAGAGATTCGCACATATTGTCGAGCCGAGGTTGGAAAGTTGTGGGACAGTATACTTCGTTTCGAAAATCCGCAAACCTACTATGTCGATCTCTCGCCTCGCCTGTGGCGAATGAAGGATGAATTGCTCCATGCTCTGGCCAAACATTAA
- the metG gene encoding methionine--tRNA ligase: MSKKFYISTPIYYTSGNLHIGHSYSTVAADAMARYKRMAGNDVFFLTGTDEHGEKIQERAEAAGKTPQAFVDELVSGIKDLWKLFNISYDKFIRTTDAEHMAGVKYIVQKLYDRGDIYKSEYEGWYCTPCEAFWTESQLKDGCCPDCGRPVHKTKEESYFFRLSKYNDRLIKLFEEHPEFVQPESRANEMLNNFLRPGLQDLAISRTSFDWGIKVPFDPKHVVYVWIDALSNYITALGYPENTAKFEKFWPADVHLVGKEIVRFHTIIWPALLMALDLPLPKQVYGHGWILFKEGKMSKSKGNIVDPVVLCNRYTVDAIRYFLLREVPFGADGSYSNEALITRINSDLANDLGNLMSRTIAMICKYFAGKLPPATPSINSEDERLRETASEVAASYVSYMDKMQFSLALGEVWRLIGQANKYIDVTMPWLLAKDPTKQERLAAVLCNLGEVLRLVSIYIAPFMPETAEKMQAALHLTEAQKAFSSLNRFDLFATEQPLSTCEPLFPRLDLNAEIEYLNSLLPDAEAKTVSTDSSATATDSVANTVADTDEKSATHLKETEHLGVQMIEFADFTKVKLRVGKVINCERVAGADKLLKETIDLGDEERTIVSGIAAYYKPEELVGKQVVVVTNLKPRKLRGVLSAGMLLAADSGDGGCRLITVDGDVPAGSEVG, encoded by the coding sequence ATGAGCAAAAAATTTTATATAAGTACCCCGATTTACTATACCAGCGGCAATTTACATATCGGACACAGCTATTCGACTGTAGCGGCCGATGCGATGGCCAGATATAAACGTATGGCTGGCAATGATGTGTTTTTTTTGACCGGAACTGACGAACACGGCGAAAAAATTCAAGAACGAGCCGAAGCGGCCGGCAAAACACCTCAGGCCTTTGTTGATGAACTGGTGAGTGGCATCAAAGATCTATGGAAATTGTTTAATATTTCGTACGACAAATTTATTCGCACAACGGATGCCGAACATATGGCCGGCGTAAAATACATTGTTCAAAAACTATACGATCGAGGGGATATTTACAAATCAGAGTATGAAGGATGGTATTGCACCCCATGCGAAGCTTTTTGGACCGAATCACAGCTAAAAGATGGATGCTGCCCGGATTGCGGTCGTCCCGTCCACAAAACAAAAGAAGAAAGCTATTTTTTCCGCCTTTCCAAATACAACGATCGCTTGATTAAACTGTTTGAAGAACATCCTGAATTTGTTCAACCCGAAAGCCGTGCCAATGAGATGTTGAACAATTTTCTGCGCCCCGGCTTGCAAGATTTGGCCATTTCGCGCACTTCATTTGATTGGGGAATTAAAGTTCCTTTTGACCCTAAGCATGTGGTATATGTTTGGATCGATGCTCTCTCCAACTACATAACGGCACTTGGCTATCCTGAAAACACCGCAAAGTTTGAAAAATTTTGGCCGGCGGATGTCCATTTGGTTGGTAAGGAAATTGTGCGTTTCCATACAATAATTTGGCCGGCTTTGTTGATGGCACTGGACTTGCCGTTGCCCAAGCAAGTATACGGCCATGGCTGGATTTTGTTTAAAGAAGGTAAAATGTCCAAATCCAAAGGAAACATTGTCGATCCCGTGGTTTTGTGCAATCGTTATACGGTTGATGCGATTCGCTATTTCCTGCTGCGAGAAGTCCCCTTCGGAGCTGACGGCTCATATTCTAATGAGGCCTTGATAACTCGGATCAATTCCGACTTGGCCAATGATTTGGGCAATTTGATGAGCCGTACGATAGCCATGATTTGCAAATATTTTGCTGGTAAGCTGCCGCCGGCGACACCTTCCATTAACAGTGAAGATGAGCGACTGCGAGAAACGGCATCTGAAGTTGCGGCAAGCTATGTGTCATATATGGATAAAATGCAATTCAGTTTGGCACTCGGGGAAGTTTGGCGTCTGATTGGGCAGGCTAACAAATACATAGATGTGACTATGCCTTGGCTGCTGGCTAAAGATCCGACTAAGCAGGAACGCCTGGCAGCGGTTTTGTGCAATTTAGGTGAAGTTCTGCGATTGGTCAGTATATATATTGCTCCATTTATGCCGGAGACCGCTGAAAAAATGCAGGCAGCTTTGCACTTGACAGAGGCGCAAAAGGCTTTTTCGAGCCTGAATAGGTTTGACTTGTTTGCGACCGAGCAACCGCTCTCTACCTGCGAACCGCTGTTCCCGCGGTTGGATTTAAATGCAGAAATTGAGTACCTAAATTCATTACTTCCCGATGCTGAAGCAAAGACCGTCTCCACCGATTCTTCAGCGACAGCCACTGATTCCGTTGCAAACACCGTTGCTGATACAGATGAGAAGTCGGCCACTCATCTCAAGGAAACTGAACATCTTGGGGTACAGATGATTGAATTTGCCGATTTTACCAAAGTGAAATTACGCGTAGGCAAAGTAATTAACTGCGAGCGGGTCGCTGGCGCGGACAAACTACTGAAAGAAACCATAGATTTGGGCGATGAAGAAAGAACCATCGTTTCCGGTATTGCTGCTTACTACAAGCCGGAAGAATTGGTCGGCAAGCAGGTTGTCGTGGTAACCAATCTGAAACCGCGTAAGCTGCGCGGGGTGCTTTCGGCCGGAATGCTTCTGGCCGCTGACTCCGGCGATGGAGGTTGCCGCTTGATCACGGTTGACGGTGATGTACCGGCCGGCAGTGAGGTAGGCTGA
- a CDS encoding bL17 family ribosomal protein produces MPAQRKLGRAGDLRKAILKNLVTGLIVDGKVTTTLHRAKEVQKIAEKLITLAVKEKDNFTTRDIVVSAAKLDSKGKKVLESKTSKNGKKYDVVVREAKTKSVQVDNPSRLAARKQALVWLNKAETKKANVNAANKLFDEIAPKFATRAGGYTRITQLGTRRGDAAEMAVLELL; encoded by the coding sequence ATGCCTGCACAACGTAAACTTGGTCGGGCCGGAGATCTCCGTAAAGCAATTTTAAAAAATTTGGTTACCGGTCTGATAGTTGACGGAAAAGTCACAACTACCTTGCACCGTGCCAAAGAAGTGCAAAAAATTGCTGAAAAGTTGATCACTTTGGCTGTTAAAGAGAAAGATAATTTTACCACCCGTGATATTGTGGTTTCTGCGGCAAAGCTTGATTCCAAGGGCAAAAAGGTTTTGGAATCAAAGACCAGCAAAAATGGCAAAAAATATGATGTAGTCGTACGTGAAGCCAAGACTAAGTCTGTTCAAGTAGACAATCCGTCACGTTTGGCTGCTCGTAAGCAAGCTTTGGTATGGCTGAATAAGGCTGAAACGAAAAAAGCGAACGTCAACGCCGCTAATAAGCTGTTTGATGAAATCGCTCCCAAATTCGCTACTCGTGCCGGTGGTTATACCAGAATTACTCAACTCGGAACTCGCCGGGGCGATGCGGCTGAGATGGCTGTTTTGGAACTTTTGTAA
- a CDS encoding energy-coupling factor transporter ATPase, giving the protein MNKYIDIKQVDFSYVTGDGEVQAIKNLSLALTAGAHVAILGANGSGKSTLAKIISGLELPNKGKCIVDGFDSGDETGLWKLRRICGIVFQNPDNQIIGTTVEEDIAFGPENLGIPSSEIQRRVMQCASMVGLATSLAKPPADLSGGQKQKLAIAGVFAMEPRILILDEATSMLDPVARREILTLTDELGRKYNLTILNITHYMNEALLADTVVLMNEGKIVAVGTPNEIFGRVALLRELGLDVPLPTAIAAKYLRACGQAWEYLPDLVDPEAAVVAVGDLLAERLKKIREGAKYVDSGESESSQLKRPVYKAARDSKLCACTTGITQHAAEREVIIKVRDLTYEYPYYGEISRPAIQDISFDVYRGEILGVIGQTGSGKSTLIQHLNGLLRADSGTVEVMGRAIKTGRDIKWIRAHVGLLFQYPEHQLFADTVAEDIAYGPGKLGWSAEQIKTAVAEASKLVGLSEDIMPRSPFELSGGQKRRVAMAGVLAMRPDVLILDEPAAALDPRGRETMLDLIVDLRARGVTIVFVSHSMEDVARISDRILVMVQGKLKYLASPESLFQNSPSELAAVGITVPQPTEFMQKLSCRFKDLDQNCFSAGAVVRNLIAYEEAVYANYHR; this is encoded by the coding sequence ATGAATAAATATATTGACATAAAACAAGTTGATTTTTCATATGTAACCGGAGACGGTGAAGTACAAGCCATAAAAAATCTTTCACTGGCTTTGACGGCTGGGGCTCATGTGGCCATTTTGGGTGCCAATGGTTCGGGAAAATCAACTCTTGCTAAAATCATAAGTGGCTTGGAATTGCCAAATAAAGGCAAATGTATTGTCGACGGTTTTGATTCCGGGGATGAAACCGGCCTGTGGAAATTGCGGCGCATTTGTGGCATTGTCTTTCAAAATCCAGACAATCAAATAATTGGAACTACTGTGGAAGAAGATATCGCTTTTGGCCCAGAAAATCTCGGTATCCCATCGTCTGAAATACAGCGCCGGGTGATGCAATGCGCAAGCATGGTTGGGCTTGCTACATCCCTTGCTAAACCTCCGGCAGACTTGTCGGGCGGGCAGAAGCAAAAATTGGCAATTGCTGGTGTTTTTGCTATGGAACCGCGCATTTTGATCTTAGATGAGGCCACTTCCATGCTTGATCCGGTGGCGCGCCGTGAAATACTCACGCTGACTGATGAATTGGGCCGCAAATATAATTTGACTATTCTTAATATAACGCATTATATGAACGAAGCTCTTCTGGCAGACACTGTTGTGTTGATGAATGAGGGGAAAATTGTTGCCGTGGGCACGCCAAATGAAATTTTCGGGCGAGTCGCCTTATTACGTGAGCTGGGGCTCGATGTACCTCTGCCGACAGCCATTGCTGCAAAATACCTGCGAGCTTGCGGACAAGCCTGGGAGTATTTGCCGGATTTGGTTGATCCGGAGGCTGCAGTTGTGGCGGTTGGCGATCTTTTGGCCGAACGTTTGAAAAAAATTCGTGAAGGCGCAAAGTATGTGGATTCGGGCGAATCAGAATCTTCACAGCTAAAACGTCCTGTTTACAAGGCAGCTCGCGATAGTAAGTTATGTGCCTGTACCACGGGTATCACGCAGCATGCAGCGGAACGCGAGGTCATTATAAAAGTACGTGACTTAACTTATGAATATCCATATTACGGTGAAATCTCCCGCCCGGCGATTCAAGACATCAGTTTTGACGTATATCGTGGGGAAATCCTCGGCGTAATTGGCCAGACCGGATCTGGGAAATCTACCCTCATTCAACATTTAAATGGCTTGCTGCGTGCCGATTCCGGAACTGTGGAAGTAATGGGCCGGGCCATAAAAACAGGCCGAGATATCAAATGGATTAGAGCACATGTAGGCTTACTTTTCCAATATCCGGAACATCAACTGTTTGCTGATACTGTAGCGGAAGACATTGCGTACGGCCCGGGAAAGTTGGGGTGGTCGGCGGAACAAATAAAAACAGCGGTTGCTGAAGCGAGCAAATTGGTTGGGCTAAGCGAAGACATTATGCCCCGATCGCCATTTGAATTGTCAGGCGGGCAAAAAAGACGGGTAGCAATGGCTGGCGTTTTGGCAATGCGCCCGGATGTACTAATTCTGGATGAACCGGCCGCGGCCTTAGATCCTCGGGGACGGGAAACCATGCTGGACCTGATTGTTGACCTGCGAGCCCGAGGCGTAACTATAGTTTTTGTATCCCATTCAATGGAAGATGTTGCAAGAATTTCTGATCGCATTTTGGTAATGGTCCAAGGAAAATTAAAGTATTTAGCTTCCCCTGAATCCTTGTTCCAAAATTCACCGAGCGAACTGGCAGCTGTCGGAATTACCGTTCCGCAACCAACTGAATTCATGCAGAAACTGAGTTGCCGTTTCAAAGACTTAGACCAGAACTGCTTCAGTGCGGGAGCGGTGGTACGCAATCTGATCGCCTATGAGGAGGCTGTGTATGCAAATTACCATCGGTAA
- a CDS encoding TatD family hydrolase, with amino-acid sequence MLLMQTSEQKGLGESAPDDLNRRNPVEWYDTHTHLNDEAFADDASTACARAKLAGVNTMNIIGYDLPSSLRAIELAENLRQYAAVGIHPHDASTWNDSAREQMRAWLKNAVALRIVAVGEIGLDYYYDNSPRECQRRAFAAQLRLAYEFDLPVVIHDREAHADTYELLCQAKVDGYLRDIPGVLHCYSGSVEMAEKFLALGFYLGIDGPLTFKNAKVPLAVVAAVPSDRLLLETDCPYLTPVPYRGHRNEPSYIPLIGAKVAEIRQCPLEQIAATTTANAKKLFNI; translated from the coding sequence ATGCTGCTGATGCAGACGTCGGAACAGAAAGGGTTAGGCGAATCGGCACCAGATGACCTGAACCGGCGGAATCCGGTTGAATGGTACGATACCCACACTCACTTAAATGACGAAGCCTTTGCGGACGATGCTTCTACGGCTTGCGCACGGGCTAAACTCGCCGGCGTAAATACCATGAATATAATCGGTTATGATCTCCCTTCAAGCTTGAGAGCGATCGAGTTAGCTGAAAATTTGCGGCAATATGCCGCTGTCGGTATCCACCCTCATGATGCGTCCACCTGGAACGACTCCGCACGAGAACAGATGCGTGCTTGGCTGAAAAATGCGGTGGCATTGAGAATTGTCGCGGTTGGTGAAATCGGCTTGGATTACTACTATGATAATTCGCCGCGGGAATGCCAGCGCAGGGCTTTTGCGGCTCAGCTTCGGCTGGCCTACGAATTCGATTTGCCGGTAGTTATTCATGACCGAGAGGCACATGCCGACACCTACGAACTTCTTTGTCAAGCCAAAGTTGATGGATATTTACGCGATATCCCCGGCGTATTGCATTGCTACTCCGGTAGTGTTGAAATGGCTGAAAAATTTTTGGCGTTGGGATTTTACTTAGGCATAGACGGCCCGCTTACATTTAAAAATGCCAAAGTACCTCTGGCGGTTGTGGCTGCAGTGCCGTCCGACCGTTTGCTTTTGGAAACAGATTGCCCATATTTAACGCCGGTTCCGTATCGTGGGCATAGGAATGAACCTTCGTACATACCGTTAATCGGAGCGAAAGTTGCAGAAATCAGGCAATGTCCCCTGGAACAGATTGCAGCGACGACCACCGCCAATGCGAAAAAACTTTTTAATATATGA
- a CDS encoding peptidylprolyl isomerase, translating to MTIATITMQNGSTITAELYPEKAPNTVRNFAYLANKGFYDGLIFHRVIKGFMIQGGCPDGTGMGGPGYHIKGEFSRNGFANDLRHSRGVLSMARAMSPDSAGSQFFIMHAAAPHLDGQYAAFGQVTDGMETVDKIAETSTDYQDRPLEAQVIASIRVSGLPDELAGEPEKV from the coding sequence ATGACAATCGCGACAATAACTATGCAAAACGGTTCTACGATTACCGCCGAATTATACCCGGAAAAAGCACCTAACACGGTACGAAATTTTGCCTATTTGGCTAACAAAGGCTTTTACGACGGGTTGATTTTTCATCGTGTCATAAAAGGTTTCATGATCCAGGGTGGTTGCCCGGACGGAACCGGTATGGGCGGACCCGGCTACCACATTAAAGGTGAGTTCAGCCGCAACGGCTTTGCCAACGACTTGCGCCATAGCCGTGGCGTTTTGTCGATGGCGCGAGCTATGTCCCCCGATTCAGCCGGCTCACAGTTCTTCATCATGCATGCGGCAGCTCCCCACTTGGACGGGCAATATGCTGCATTCGGCCAAGTCACCGATGGTATGGAAACCGTTGATAAAATTGCCGAGACTTCTACCGATTATCAAGATCGCCCCTTAGAAGCTCAAGTTATTGCATCCATCAGAGTAAGCGGCCTTCCCGACGAATTAGCCGGCGAACCGGAAAAAGTATGA
- a CDS encoding energy-coupling factor transporter transmembrane component T family protein: MQITIGNYYTGNSGLHRLDPRVKFLAALGMMILIFCLHTSAALLAYGVFLFVLCLSSRIPLCKLARSVRSVLFLAGLAFIFNLFSGSGIILWQFYGLKITDTGLSIAVIVAVRLFYLVITSTLLLTAVTTPLAVADAMEKLMNPLIRLGFPGHELALIMSIALRYVPTLVTETDKIMKAQAARGADFDTGGLWSRLRGMVTVLVPLFVSAFKRAADLALAMEARCYSGGAGRTKLHPLRMKKADWLWTASFVVAAACMIALEIAWKKLM; the protein is encoded by the coding sequence ATGCAAATTACCATCGGTAATTATTATACGGGAAATTCCGGCTTACATCGGCTCGACCCGCGCGTAAAGTTTTTGGCCGCTTTAGGAATGATGATCCTCATTTTTTGCCTGCATACGTCCGCGGCACTTTTGGCGTATGGCGTTTTTCTTTTTGTTCTATGCCTAAGCTCACGTATACCGTTATGTAAACTGGCGCGATCCGTGCGTTCAGTGCTGTTTTTGGCCGGCTTGGCGTTCATATTTAATTTGTTTTCCGGCAGCGGCATCATTTTGTGGCAATTCTACGGACTCAAGATAACCGACACCGGACTTAGCATTGCCGTTATTGTAGCCGTCCGACTGTTTTATCTGGTTATAACGAGTACCCTATTGTTGACCGCGGTCACAACTCCGCTTGCCGTTGCCGACGCCATGGAAAAGTTGATGAACCCACTGATTCGCCTTGGTTTTCCCGGCCATGAGCTTGCACTGATAATGTCGATAGCCCTTCGCTATGTGCCGACGCTGGTGACGGAAACCGACAAAATTATGAAGGCTCAGGCCGCGCGCGGAGCTGATTTCGATACCGGAGGGCTTTGGTCACGCTTGCGCGGTATGGTAACTGTACTAGTTCCTTTATTCGTTTCCGCCTTCAAACGTGCGGCTGACTTGGCTTTGGCGATGGAGGCCAGATGTTATAGCGGCGGTGCCGGTCGGACCAAACTCCATCCTTTGCGCATGAAAAAAGCCGATTGGCTGTGGACAGCCAGTTTTGTTGTTGCTGCGGCCTGCATGATTGCGCTGGAGATAGCATGGAAAAAGTTAATGTGA
- the galE gene encoding UDP-glucose 4-epimerase GalE: MKILLAGGAGYIGSHTALNLMEQGHKVTIVDNFSNSSPQVIERIEAVSGQKPNFCRGDVTDESFLRTVMREDKPDCVINFAGYKSVNESVKKPLLYYKNNILAVLSLLNVMAEYHVEQFIFSSSATVYGQDYKMPLTETMQRGNCTNPYGWTKSMLEQILQDAAIADPNLRIIALRYFNPVGAHPSGKLGEDPFGIPNNLMPYITQVAIGKLPELVIYGDDYPTKDGTCMRDFIHIMDLAEAHALAVRYVGQTKGIDYVNIGTGVPYSVKEIVDTFCKVNKLEFPVKIGPRRAGDVAACWADVSKAKSLWGWQAKYDLAAMCRDAWRWQKRNPQGYVD, from the coding sequence ATGAAAATTTTGTTAGCCGGGGGAGCCGGTTATATAGGAAGTCATACCGCGCTTAATTTAATGGAGCAAGGCCATAAAGTAACAATAGTGGACAATTTTAGCAACAGTTCACCGCAGGTGATCGAACGCATTGAAGCGGTCAGCGGACAAAAGCCGAACTTCTGCCGTGGCGATGTTACTGACGAATCTTTTCTGCGCACAGTGATGCGAGAAGATAAGCCTGATTGCGTGATCAATTTTGCTGGCTATAAATCAGTAAATGAATCGGTAAAAAAGCCTTTGTTATACTATAAAAACAATATCCTAGCGGTGTTGAGCTTGCTGAATGTAATGGCTGAATATCATGTTGAACAGTTTATTTTTTCATCATCGGCAACGGTTTACGGCCAAGATTATAAAATGCCTTTGACGGAAACGATGCAACGCGGCAATTGTACCAATCCGTACGGTTGGACAAAGTCAATGCTAGAGCAGATTTTACAGGATGCGGCCATTGCCGATCCTAATTTACGAATCATTGCTTTGCGTTACTTTAATCCGGTCGGCGCCCATCCTTCGGGCAAACTTGGCGAAGATCCATTCGGAATTCCGAACAATCTCATGCCATATATAACCCAAGTGGCAATCGGAAAATTACCGGAATTGGTGATTTACGGTGATGATTATCCGACCAAAGACGGAACCTGTATGCGCGACTTTATTCATATTATGGACTTGGCGGAGGCACATGCTTTGGCCGTGCGATATGTCGGTCAAACTAAAGGTATAGACTACGTGAATATCGGAACCGGTGTGCCATACAGCGTTAAAGAAATAGTTGATACCTTTTGCAAGGTGAATAAGCTGGAATTTCCGGTAAAGATCGGGCCGCGCCGCGCCGGAGATGTTGCTGCTTGCTGGGCGGATGTTAGCAAAGCCAAAAGTTTGTGGGGCTGGCAGGCCAAATATGATCTAGCAGCCATGTGTAGAGATGCTTGGCGATGGCAAAAACGTAATCCGCAAGGCTATGTAGATTAA